One Zymoseptoria tritici IPO323 chromosome 3, whole genome shotgun sequence genomic region harbors:
- a CDS encoding fungal transcriptional regulatory protein (Fungal transcriptional regulatory protein): protein MDDSSGPKRDNHTPSCAVCQRRKVKCSRTYPCTACTKSGLECVFPPPRKRAKRNPTTITASSDVHSPGRTSADGHRSHAGHVKSASVNIKDHASPESCGSTVGTAASATTNTARLVSDGRYVNNHLWSAIAPDQSAGDESPRPSTATDQQSNSVDSHAANARTGSYTSNGEDMTDGRSFVFGGGASHNTSVQPLPPTHIVYLWQTYVTNIDPVMKLSHAPSVQHIVLGQIGRPALGRNEQAMASAVYFISAVSLSDEQCRRDLQDTRANILVKYRHASEVALSAAGFITTTDVLVLQAFVLHLTALRSIGDFQTVWSLLGLAIRVAGTIGLARDGTSFNLAPFETEMRRRLWWALVYFDGRMAEIVGQEGDLMGIDFETGFPANLNDSDLFPTMSRLPEPSRGPTESIYLQARVLSCSVARSLQRIASPQGTWRNLRDANMPVSEKIEVMQRIERRYQEEILGPCDPTVPLQWLSINTARTFATKLRLIARIPVVDLDREWETADGCSENAFILSMDLLQIQLDLWLEPSVQPWRWHWQAHFQWYALVTLLKQIKYPRPGQIQSRAWALIKKAFEVIIPTLELGKRKSLLLDGIHGLLNAAKRHQKESSAPIDQKPIIHAGRYSRHVLPSPPFKPMSGVPGGAYNNSATGYVGSGYAQRPAPAAMNIMPAIEVGRIPTPPNFSGGRNILTPDPVVGIDLDAIDWVEFDRLAAALCQQGVDLT from the exons ATGGACGACAGCAGCGGGCCAAAGCGCGACAACCACACTCCCAGCTGTGCGGTCTG TCAACGCCGGAAAGTCAAGTGTTCCCGAACGTACCCTTGCACAGCTTGCACCAAGTCTGGCCTCGAATGCGTCTTTCCGCCCCCTCGAAAACGAGCCAAACGAAATCCAACTACCATCACCGCTAGCTCGGATGTACACTCGCCGGGTCGGACTTCCGCAGATGGACATCGATCGCATGCTGGTCATGTCAAGTCGGCTTCCGTGAACATCAAAGACCATGCCTCCCCGGAGTCGTGCGGCAGTACTGTCGGTACCGCGGCGAGTGCGACCACCAACACTGCTCGTCTGGTGTCTGACGGAAGATATGTAAATAACCACCTCTGGAGTGCCATCGCTCCTGACCAGTCTGCTGGAGACGAATCGCCGCGGCCCAGCACTGCCACTGATCAACAATCGAACTCGGTCGACTCACACGCGGCAAACGCCCGGACGGGATCCTACACCTCCAATGGAGAGGACATGACCGATGGGCGAAGTTTCGTGTTTGGCGGTGGCGCATCGCATAATACCTCCGTCCAGCCACTACCACCGACGCACATCGTCTATTTGTGGCAGACATATGTCACGAACATCGACCCGGTGATGAAGCTCTCGCACGCACCATCAGTACAGCACATCGTCCTTGGCCAGATCGGCCGACCAGCGCTCGGTCGTAATGAACAAGCCATGGCGTCAGCCGTCTACTTCATCAGCGCAgtctctctctccgacgaaCAATGCCGGCGAGACCTCCAAGACACGCGGGCGAACATCCTGGTCAAATATCGCCATGCCTCCGAAGTGGCCCTCTCCGCAGCAGGGTTCATCACCACAACCGACGTCCTCGTCCTGCAAGCCTTCGTCCTACACCTCACAGCCTTGCGCTCGATTGGGGACTTCCAAACAGTCTGGtcccttctcggccttgcTATTCGCGTCGCTGGCACAATTGGTCTCGCCCGAGACGGCACATCTTTCAACCTCGCCCCATTCGAGACAGAGATGCGTCGTAGGCTGTGGTGGGCGCTCGTCTACTTCGACGGCCGCATGGCGGAAATCGTCGGTCAAGAAGGTGATCTTATGGGAATCGACTTCGAAACCGGCTTTCCCGCCAACCTCAACGACAGCGATCTGTTTCCCACCATGTCCCGCCTCCCTGAGCCCAGTCGTGGACCTACGGAGTCGATCTACCTGCAAGCTCGGGTGCTGTCTTGCTCCGTCGCCCGCAGTTTGCAACGGATCGCTTCTCCACAAGGAACATGGCGCAATCTCCGCGACGCCAACATGCCAGTGTCGGAGAAGATCGAAGTTATGCAGCGCATCGAGAGACGGTATCAGGAAGAAATCCTCGGCCCTTGCGATCCGACTGTCCCTCTTCAATGGCTCAGCATCAACACCGCCCGCACCTTCGCCACCAAACTCCGCCTCATCGCCCGCATTCCCGTCGTAGACCTCGACCGCGAATGGGAAACAGCAGACGGCTGCTCCGAGAACGCATTCATCCTCTCCATGGACCTCCTCCAAATCCAACTTGACCTCTGGCTCGAACCATCCGTGCAACCCTGGCGCTGGCACTGGCAAGCGCATTTCCAATGGTACGCGCTCGTCACGCTCTTGAAGCAGATCAAATACCCACGACCAGGACAAATTCAGAGTCGAGCTTGGGCTCTCATCAAGAAAGCGTTCGAGGTGATCATCCCGACTTTGGAATTGGGAAAACGAAAGAGTTTACTGCTGGATGGGATCCATGGACTACTGAATGCGGCGAAGCGGCATCAGAAAGAAAGTTCTGCTCCGATCGATCAGAAGCCAATCATACACGCTGGTCGGTATAGTCGACATGTACTTCCCAGTCCGCCGTTCAAGCCGATGTCAGGGGTACCTGGTGGAGCCTATAACAATAGCGCCACTGGCTACGTGGGAAGCGGCTACGCTCAACGACCAGCCCCTGCGGCGATGAACATCATGCCCGCGATTGAAGTCGGCAGGATACCGACCCCGCCGAACTTCTCGGGTGGCAGGAATATTCTGACCCCAGATCCGGTGGTCGGCATCGATTTGGATGCGATTGATTGGGTGGAATTCGATCGATTGGCGGCAGCGTTGTGTCAGCAGGGAGTTGACTTGACGTAA